TTTGCGCTGGACCCGCCGTTCTGGAAGACCGGTCTCTTCAAGGTCCTGACGGCGGGGGGCGTTCTGGCCCTGGGAGCGGGCCTGTTCTTCTTCCTTCTCCTGGGTGCCCGGCGCAGGGCGGCCACCCTGGAGCGGGTGGTGGCCGAGCGGACGAGCGAACTCGCCGACGCGAACCGGAGGCTGGAAGAGCTCTCGGTCCGGGACTTCCTCACGGGCGCCTACAACCGGCGGAGACTGGAGGAGTTTCTCGATCAGGAATGGAAGCGGGGCATCCGCACGGGCCGCCCCCTCTCGGTTCTGCTCGTGGACGTGGACCGCTTCAAGTCCTACAACGACGAGCAAGGGCACGCGGCGGGAGACGCCGTACTGACGTCCATCGTGGGCGTCCTGGAGGGCCTCTGCCGGCGGCCGACGGACCTCGTGGCCCGGTATGGGGGGGACGAGTTCGTGGTGGTCCTGGCGGAGATGGACGTTCAGGCGGCCCGGGAGCTGGCCGAAACCTTGCGGGCGAACGTCGAGAAGACGTGCCGGTCTTCCGCCTCGCCGAACCTGCCCGGAGACGTGACGGTGAGCGTGGGGGGTGCGGGGCGGGTGCCCGCTCCGGACGTATCCTACGAGACCCTTCTGCGGGAGGCCGACGCCGCCCTCCACCTGGCCAAACAAACGGGCCGCAATACGGTTCGGTGGCACGTGCTCTGACGCGCCGCTCCAGGCGGCTCGGGCAACCCCCGTCGCCGGCGAAACCTATCGCTCCCCAAGCCTCCGTCCTGCGGTTTAAGGGAGGATCGGCCTGCCCCCTCGGGTTTCTCCGACGAGCCCCGTTGCGGAGGGGGGATGGCCGTCTCCATCCGTCCCGAGGGCTTCGCCCGGCCGGGAGGTAGGCCGGGAGAGCCCGAAAAGAACGCGGAGCAAAGAGAAGGGAGCCCCGAGGGGCTCCCTTCTTTGCGTCGTTCCACGGGTCCGGCTCAGGTCTTGTCGGCCTTGGCAGACTTGGCGTGGCAGGTCTTCATGCAATCTTCGCGCAGGCCGATCACCTTCTCGAGGTTCTGGGCGTGGGCTTCGAGAAAGGCCTTCTCGGTGGCGGGATCCAAGCCCTTCTTGAGGGTGTCAAGGTCCTGGGAGAGGGCCTTGAAACCGGCAGCCATGGGATCCATGTGGGGGCAGGAGGAGGCCATGGAGGCCCGGTGGGCGCCGCAGGTGGACTCGCACTCACCCTTGGCTTTGAGGAGCTTGTCCAGGTTCTCGGAGTGGGTCTTGAGGAAGGCGGCCTTCTCGGCCTCGGGAACGCCGGTCTTGAGGGCGGCCACGTCCTTCTGCATGAGGGTGAAGCCGTCGGAGACGGCGGTCATGTGGGCCGAGCAGCCGCCCTTGGACATCTCGGCCTTCTTGGAGTGGTCGCAACCCGGTCCTCCCGCGAAGGCGAGGGTGGCGAAGGCGGCGGCGGCCAGGGAAACAAGCAGGACTTTGCGCATCGGAACCTCCTCGAAATGGGGCGCGCCGCTATGGCGCGCGGACTCATGTAACGACCAGGTCCTCCCCCTCCATTCCCGACATGGGTGTGCGCGGCGTCACGTGCGGGCCGAGACGGAAGGGCGGGACGCACTCCACACTATACGGCGTGGACATCTTGGGAGCAAGCCGGGAACACCGATCCCCCCGGCCATGCCAAAGACGCTCCGTCTTTTCCGTCGGGCGCGACCCCCGCCGAGGGCCAAAAGGGTGAAGGCCGGCTCCGGGTGATACCGACCCGCTTGCGGTGAATCTGCCGGGTAGGTACCCTTTGGGGAGAAGGGTCGGGTGAAGATGGCGGCGAGATGGAGCGAATCCGCGCGTCGGGAGGCCCGCTGGACGGTCCTGGCCGTCCTCGTCGCCCTTTCGATGCCATCGGCCCGGGCGGCGGGTCCCCCGTACGATCCCTCGGAGTACGTGGCCGGGCGCGAGGCGCTGGTCCGGGGGGACGTGGAGGGGGCGGTTTCGGCTTTCTGCTCCATGCTTCGCCCCGAGGCGGGGAAGCCCCTCTATACGGTGAGCGTGGTGCTCCTCTGCCGCCGGGAGAACCTGCGGGGCGAGTTCTCCAAACTGACCACCGTCGCCCCCGTCTTCGTCCAAGAGGTGCCCTACAAGGGGCAGATGTGTTACCGGGTCTGCGCCGGGCTGTCCTCGTCCAAAGGTGACCTTGGGGCGGTCCTGGAAAGGCTCTCTCCCGAGGCTCTGGCTCTGCATCCCTTCGTGACCTCCGTGGCCTGGCCCTGCGGACCTCCCTCTCGGGGGAACGGAGACAGGGCGGCGGCGGAGGCGCGGGAGGGGGCGCCGGTGGCGGCCCAGGCGGCGGAGATGGGCTCCGGCGCGCAGACCCCGTCCTCTGTCCCCTCTCCCGATCGCTCCACCCCACCGCCGACGCCTTCTCCCGCGGCGGGCGAATCGCCGGCGGCCTCCTCCGAGGCCTGGTTTCGAAAGGGGCTCGCGGCCTACGCCCAGGGCCGCCGGGAGGAGGCCGAGGCCTGCTACCGGAAGTCCCTTCAGGCCGCGCCCGGACGACCCGAAGTGCTCAACAACCTGGGCGTCCTGTGCCTGGAGGACCGCCGCCTCGAAGAAGCCCGGGGGCTCTTCCAGGAGGCCCTCGGCCGGGCGCCCGCCTACGGCCGGGCGCGCCTGAACCTGGCCGGCGCACTATGGGGGCTCGGGCGCGAGGCGGAGGCCCTCGAGGAGGCTCTGAGAGCGGCCGAACTCGACCCGAAGGACCTGGCGGCCCACCTGACCCTGGCCTCCTTCTATCTGGCCCGGGGCGAAAAGGTCGAGGCCCTTGCGGAGGCGGAGAAGGTCCTGGCTCTGGATCCTTCCAACGAGAGGGCCCAGGTCTTTGCCGCCGCCGCCCGGATGGAAGAAGACCACCAGTGACGTGCGCCCTGGAGGTTTCGGGCCTTCGCTTCGCCTACCCCGCCCTTCCAGGCCCGCTGGCGTGGCTGTCGCGGGGCCCGACCCGGACCCTGCAGGTCCTGGATGGGGTCTCCTTCCGCGTGGATCTCGGCGAGAAGGTCTGCCTCATGGGCGCCAACGGGGCGGGAAAATCCACCCTGCTCAAGGTGGTTCTGGGCTTCCTGAAGCCGTGCGGGGGGGAGATCCGGTTGTTCGGCCGGCCCGCCGACCGGGAGGGGCGCCGGAGGGTCGGATACGTCCATCCCGACGAGAGGTCCTTTTACTGGAGGCTGACGGTCCTGCAGAACCTGGAGTTTTTCGGAGGCCTGTGGGGGCTGGACCGGCGGGAGGCGCGGGCCCGCGCCGCCCTGTGGGCCGAGGAACTGGAGCTGGAGCCGTGGCTCGGGAGGCCCTTCGCGGACCTCTCCACGGGCCTGAGGCAGCGGACGGCCATCGCCCGGGCCCTCCTGCACGGCCCCGACGTCCTGGTGATGGACGAGCCCACGAGGAGCCTCGATCCTCCCTCGGCGGCCCGCTTCCGCCGGTGGCTGTCCGAGGGACCCTTGCGGGACAAGGCGGTCCTGCTCTCCACCCACGGACTGGACGAGGCGAAGGCCCTGGGGGGGGCCTGCCTGGTCCTTGCGGGAAGGCGGCTGGTCTGGCAGGGCGGCCCCCCCGACGAAGAGGCCCTCCGGGGCCTCATGGAGGCGCCGCTGTGAAACTCCTCCGGGTGGCTGCGGCGGTGTTGATCCGGGACCTGCGACTGGCCCTCTCCTACCGGCTCAACTTCCTCCTCACCGCGGCCGCGGGCGTCTTCAGCACGGTGCTGTGGTATTACCTCTCGGCCTTCGTCTCCCCGAAGGCGGGGTCCGTTCCCGGAGGGTACTTCGGCTACGTCGTCACCGGGACGGCCCTCCTGGGATACGTCCACGCCGCCCTCCACGGCTTCTCGCGGAGGTTGAGGGAGGAACAGACCACGGGGACGCTGGAAATCCTCGTCTCCTCGCCGGCCCCCCCCTGGGCCCTCCTCGTGCTTTCCTCCCTCTGGGAGATGGGCGCGAGAACGCTCGAGGCCGCGTTTCTGCTGGCCGTTGCGGGCCTTCTGGGGCTCCAGGTGCAGGTCGCGCACCCCTGGGCCCTCGTGCCGCTCGGGATCCTCACGGTGACGAGCTTCGCGGGCCTGGGGATCCTCGCCGCCTCCTTCCTCCTGATCTTCCAGCGCGGGGAGCCCGTCACGCCCTTCGTGGGCGGGCTGATGGCCTTGCTGGGCGGCGTCTTTTTCCCCCCCGAACTCCTGCCCCCCTCTCTCGCCCTCCTCTCCCGCCTCGTCCCCCTCACCTGGGCCGTGGAGGGTCTGCGGGGCGTTCTCCTGGAGGGCAAGGGGACGGGGGATCTCGGCGTCGTCTTCGCCGCCCTGGGCCTGTTCACGGCCCTGCTCCTTCCCGCATCCTTCGTCTACTTCACCTTCGCCCTGAAGGTCGCCCGCCGCCACGGTCTGCTGACGAAGTATTGAGGGCGGTGGAAGAAGGAAAGGAACGCCCCCCGCGCCTTCAAGGATCCCCCGATGCGAAGGACTTGCCGGCGCACCGTGGCCCCGGAGCCGAGACCGCATGGGCCGTCGTCTGGACTTGGCCGTGCCCGTGCCGTGCGCACGCAACGAGCCGCCGGGCCCGTTCCGGTCCGGCGGCCCTCTCGTCGAGGTGGGGGATAGCGGCGGGTGCGGCCTCCCTCACGGGAGCCTGGGTCCGCCTATTCGGCCAGGGGAGCCTTGATGAGGTGCAGGTCGTCGATCCACACGGTCCCGACGCCGTTCACCACCAGGTTCAGCTTCACCGAATCCGGCTTCTGCCCCTTCTGGAGCCGCAGGGAGGTCTCGGAGGTCGTCCAGTCGGCCGTGCCGCGCAGGGCGTTCTGGTAGTTCTGGGCCGTCACCTCGCCGCCGCCGGGGAAGTGGACCACCATCTGGAGGTAGGCGTCGCCGCCGAAATCCTGAGCCTTGAGCTTGGCCCGGTAGATCAGGTTGGCGTATTCCACGCCGGGGAAGCCCACCTCGTAAAGAGAGACGGTGATGGGCACTTCGGTGGCCACCTTGAGGGAGCCGTTCCCGTCCGCCGAAACGGCCTTGTCGAGGGAGACCTGGCCCGGCATGAGCACGCCGTCGAGGGTGTCCGCGGCATAGGCCTGAATGTCCTTGGGCGGCTCGGGTCCCTTCTTGCAGCCAACGGCCGCGAGGGCCACGGCGAGGGCCGCCGCGGCGGCCCGGATCCACGTGATCTTCATCGTTTCCTCCTCCAGGTACCGATGGTTCGCGAAACGTCCCCTCAGTCCAGGTCGATGTCCCTCGGGATGGGTCCCACGGGACCTTCCTTGGCCTTTTTAAACAGGTCCTGGAACTTCTGCTCCAGCACCTCCTTCTTCGCCTTTTCGGAGCGGATGGACTCCTGGAATTTCTCCTCGGCCTGGCGCTTCTCCTCGTCGAGGCGCTTGAGGCGGTCCTCGAAGGAGGCCTTCTCGGCGGAGGAGGGCGGGGCCTCGTGGGACAGGACCACGCGCGCCTCCGCGTCGAGGGTGATGAGGGCCCCGCAGCAGGGGCACGTGACGGTGAAGCGCGCGCCTTCGGACATTCCCAACGCTCCAGGAGACGAAGGATAGCACATCCGGGCGGGCGGCGGGAGGGTGCCGAGCAGGCCCGCACCGGGGTGCGCGCGGGGCGGTCCGCTCGCCGGGGCGGGTACCTATCCGCGCTCCATCCAGCTCCTGTGCTACCTTGGAACGATGGACGGCCAGGGCGGTCCCTCCCTCCTCGTGCGGGATACGGCGGCGGTGTCGGGGCTCACTCTGCTCAGCCGGGTGCTCGGATACCTTCGGGACCGCGTGGCGGCGCACCTGTTGGGCACCTCCTTCGCCGCGGACGCCTTCTACCTGGCCTTCCGCATCCCGAACACCGTGCGCCGGCTCGTGGCGGAAGGGGCCCTCGCGACCGCCGTCGTGCCCGAACTGGTCCGCGCTTCGGCGAGCGGCGGGATGGAGGACCGATCCACTCTCCTTGGCAGGCGGATCCTGTGGACCTTCGGGACCCTGGCGGGGGCCGTCGGGTTGGCCGGCGTTCTTCTGGCGCCGTGGGTCGTCCGCGTCCTGGCGTGGGATTTCCGCACCACGGCACCCGAGGCGTACCGTCTGGCCGGAGGGCTGACCGCGGCGCTCTTCCCGTACGTCGCCCTGGCGGGGGTCGCGGCCCTTCTCTCGTCCCTCCTCCTCGCGAGGGGCGAATTCGCGGTTCCCACGCTCTCCCTTTCCGTCCTCAACGCCACGGTCATCGCGGGCGCGCTCGCGCTGGCGCCGGTGTTGCCGTCTCCCGCGTGGGCGCTGGCCGGGGCCGTCCTCCTGGGAGGATTCTTCCAGGCGGCCGTCCAGGTTCCGCCTCTCCGGAGGAGGGGGATTCCGCTCGGGCCGGCCTGGGGCTGGTCGGATCCCGCCGTTCGCCGCCTGCTGGCCCGGGCGGCGCCCGCGGTTTTCGGGGCCGGGGCCTCGCAGGTGATCTTTCTTCTGGCCACGGTCCTCGCCCACACGGCGGGGGAAGGCTACGTATCGGCCCTGTACTTCGCCAACCGTCTGGAGGAGATCGCGCTCGGGCTGGTGACCGTGCCCCTTTCCCTGGTGGCCTTGCCGAGCCTCGCGCGGGCGGCCGGGGAGGGCGACCGGGCGCTTTTCCTGGGGACGCTCCGCCGCGTTCTTTCCATGGGCCTCTTCCTCCTCGTCCCCGCCGCCTCGGGCCTGGCCGTCCTGGCGGGGCCCATCGTTCGCGTGCTTTTCCAGACCGGAGAATTCACGGACCTCTCGGCGGACCTCACGGCGGGCCCCGTGGTCTGGCTCGCCGCGGGGCTGGTGCCCTGGGGGGCGGGGGCGCTTCTGGTCCGGGCATCGCACGGGCTGGGCGACGTGCGGAGTCCCGTGGCCGCGGCACTCACGGCTCTTGGGCTCTTCGCCGTGTCGGGTCCCCCCGCCTGCCGGCTCTGGGCCGCCGAAGGGATCGCCGGTGCGTTCTCGGTCTCGGGGTTCGTCTACGCGGGGATCCTGGCGTTTTCCTTGCGAAGGCGCCTCGGGCATCCATTCCTGCCGGGACCCGTCTGGTGGGCGCGCCTTCTCGCCGCCGCCTTCTCCGCGATGCTGGCCGCCACGGGGGCGGCGTGGGTCTGGCCTCCCCGGCCCGGTTGGGCCGGCGCACCCGCCCTCTTCACGGCCGTGGCGTTGGCCGTTATCCTGTTCTCGGCCCTCGCCTGGGTCCTCAAGATGGAGGAGATTCGGGAGTTGCGGGGCGCCATCGGGAAAGGGACACCGCGTTGATCCTGGTCCTCCAGAGAGTCCGTCGGGCCTGCGTCCGGGTGGATGGGGAGACGGTCGGGTCCATCGGGGCCGGACTGGTGGCTCTCGTCGCCGTGGAGTCCTCGGACGGGGAGGCCCAGGCGGCCTGGTGCGCCCGCAAGGTCTCGCAGGTCCGAGTCTTTTCGGACGGCGAGGGAAAGATGAACCGCTCCGTGCTGGACGTGGGAGGCGCCGTGCTCGCCGTGAGCCAGTTCACCCTGGTGGGAGACCTCAGGAAGGGAACGCGGCCCTCCTTCAGCCGCGCCGCGGAGCCGCAGACGGCGAAGCGCCTCTTCGAGTGTTTTGTGAACGGCCTGAGGCAGGAGGGGGTCAAGGTGCAGACGGGCCGGTTCCAGGCCATGATGGAGGTGGACCTCGTCAACGACGGCCCCGTGACCCTCGTCCTGAGGAAATCCGCTCCGGGCCTGGAAGGGGGAGGGGACCATGGCGATTCCTGAGGCCAACGCCCGGGTGACGGGCCGCGCCGAGGTGGCCCCCGGGCTCCTCACCCTGAGGGTGGCCCCCGAAGGCTGGGAACTCCCCGAATTTACTCCAGGCCAGTTTGCCGTGCTCGGTCTCCCTCCCGGATCTCCCCGGTGCGATTTCGCGGAGCCGGAGGATCCCGCCCCGGCCCCCGACCGGCTCCTGAGAAGGGCCTATTCCATCGCCTCCTCCTCTCGCGCGCGGGAGTACCTGGAGTTCTATGTGGCGCTGGTGAGGTCCGGGGCCTTCACCCCGAGGCTCTTCGCCCTGGCGGTGGGGGACCGGCTCTGGCTCTCCCCCCGGATCACCGGGATGTTCACGATCCGGGAGGTGCCCGAAGGGTCCGACCTCGTGCTCGTGGCCACGGGCACGGGCCTCGCCCCGTACATGAGCATGCTCCGCTCCGGCCTCGCGGCGCGGTCCGGGCGCCGCTTTGCGGTGATCCACGGGGCGCGCCATTCGTGGGACCTGGGGTACCGGTCGGAACTCATGGCGCTGGAGCGCGCCTGGCCGCGGTTTTCCTATTTTCCCGTGGTGAGCCGTCCCGAGGAGGAAGACCCGCCGTGGACGGCCCACCGCGGATACGTGCAGGACCTGTGGACTTCGGACGCCGTGGGGCGGGCGTGGGGTCGGACGCCTTCGCCCGAAGACACCCACGTGTTCCTGTGCGGCAACCCCTTCATGGTGGATGGGATGGCGGGGCTCCTGAAGGACGCCGGGTACAGGGAACACACGAGCCGGAGCCCCGGGGAGATCCACGTGGAGAGGTACTGGTGAAGGGGAAACCGGGTCGCCCGGGCCTGCCGGAGGAGGCGGAGCGCTTTCTCGAATACGCCACCGTGGAGCGGGGCCTCTCGCCGAAGACCACGGAAGCCTACCGGGGAGACCTGGGCCGCTTTTTCGCCCGGTGTCGGAAGGCGCCGCAGGAGGTCGGACGGGAGGACATCCGGCGCTTTCTCGGCATGGAGCGGGAGGCGGGTCTCGCCTCCGCTACGGCCGCCCGCAGGCTCGTGGCGCTGCGCACGTTCTACCGCTTCCTCATCCTCGAGAAACTCGTCGAGTCGGACCCCACCGAGAACATCGAGAGCCCGCGCCCCGTGAAGCGCCTCCCCTCCTACCTGACGCCCGAGGAGGTGGATCGCCTCCTCTCCGCCCCCGACGGCGCTTCGCCGAGGGGGCTGAGGAACCGGGCCATGCTGGAGGTGCTCTACGCCACGGGCCTGAGGATTTCGGAGCTCGTGGGCCTCACCACGGAGCGCGTGAATTCCGAGGCGGGCTTCGTGCTCGTCCTCGGAAAGGGCGGAAAAGAGCGGGTCGTTCCCCTGGGCGAGGTGGCCCTGGATTGGCTGGAGCGCTACAGGCGGGAGGCCCGGCCGCTCCTTCTCGGCGAAAGGACGTCGAGGGCCCTCTTTGTCACGTCCAGGGGAGGGGCCATGACGCGCCAGAACGCCTGGATGTTCATCAAGGCCTGCGCGCGGGGCGCGGGCATCACCAAGCCCATGAGCCCCCACACCCTCCGCCATTCCTTTGCGACCCACCTTCTGGAGCACGGCGCCGATCTGCGGTCCGTCCAACTGCTCCTGGGCCACAGCGACATTTCCACCACGCAGATTTACACCCACGTGGAGCAGGAGCGGCTGAAGCGGATCTACCGGAAATACCACCCGAGGGCGTAACGGACGTGGGTACAGGGAGGCGGAATGACCCGGGGGCAGGAGGGCCGGCGCCGGGACGCGCCTTCCTCCGCTTCGCTCCGGAAGGCAGGCGACACAAGGAGGGCAACAAGACCTCGGGCAGGCATGGGATGGCTTGAAGAAAAACAACGGGCGGGGCCCGGCCCCGCCCGCCGCGCGTTCCCGCCCCGATCGGCCTAGCGCATCTGGGAAAGGCCCTGCAGGACGTTCAGGCCGCCGAAGAAGAAGATCCAGATGATCTGGATGCATCCCAGGATCGTAGCGATGATGCCCAGGATCATGCCCGCGACGGCGAAACCCTTGCCCTTGGGGGAGCTCTCCCCCCGATTGATCTTTCCGTTTTCCATCCAGCCGCAGATCAGCGCCGGGATTCCGGCGAACATCCCGCAGCAGCAGAAGCCCAGGATCCCGAGAACCAGCGCCGCGATGGCCATCCCGCTGGCCTTTTCCGGTGCGACCGGCTGTGCCTGATAGACGTCGCTCATACCTCATCCTCCCTGAATTGGCGGCGGGTTTCGAGGCCACCGTTCCCTTCTAAGCAGTCTATGACTCTTTTTCCACCCGTGCAAGGAATGCGTCCCGCCGCCGGTCCCCCTGGGGCAAGTGACGGATCCCTGACCGCCGTTCGCTCTCCGGATAGTCGGAGCCTTGCGCCTCTCGTCGAGGGCGGAGGGGCGAACGCCTGGCGCTCACCGGACCATCTTCCATCCCCAGACGGCGAGGATGAGGATGATGAGGGAGAGGACGACGGGCACAAAGGCCCGCGTGTCGAAGATGTGCTCCAGCGGCCGCCGCCGGCGCCAGGCGAGGGGGAGGTAGAGCCAGGCCCAGAGCCCCGCCGCGAAGACCGCCACTCCGGCCGGTTGCGCCCGCAGGGCCTCGATGGGCCTGCCGTGCATGAGGAGGGAGAAGGCGGTGGTCATGCCGCAGGAGGGGCAGGGTTTGTGAAAGACCGCGTAGAACGTGCAGGGCGGGAGGTGAAGCCCGGTGTGGGTGCCCACTCCCGAGGGGTCGGGGTGGAGCCAGGCCGCCAGGGCCAGCACGGCCGCGAAGCCCAACCAGGCGCCGAGATAAAGGAAGTGGTCCAGCCGCGAGAAACGCCGGGGAACCACCGTGAACCTCGGATTTCCAGCGGCTTCTCCTGGAGTGCCCACTCCCGTCACCGCACGTCCCGCCCGCGTGTTCCCGATTCGAATCCCGCTGTCCGAATTCCCGAATCCGAAATCCGCAATCCGAAAACCGAAATCCGAAATCCGAAATCCGAAATTTCCTCCTCCTTCCTCACCCCCGCCCCCGCATCTTCCGTATGGCGGCCAGGATGGTCTCGATGGAAACGGGGTCGGGCAGCAGGAAGAAGTGTCCCGCAAAGGAGCGGTCCCGGGTGGAGAATTCGGTCTGAATGACGAGGGCCTTGCTCGTCACCTCCGCGAGTTCGATGAGCAGGAGGTCCACCACCGCCTGGGCCATGTCGAGCGAGAACGCAGGGATGGAGGGGATGAGGGGGATGGACAGCAGGCTCCCGATGGCGTTCAGGTAGGAGGATGTGAGGATGTTCCCCACCTCCTTCAGGGCCGAGATCTCCATGTCTCCGAAGGGCTTGGTCGCCCTTTGTCCATTGAAGAGGGCCGAGAGGAGCCGGTCCGCGGCCTGGCGGGGCATCACCACGAGCATGTTGCCCCGGGAGCCTCCAAAAATGCGGAAGAAGAGGCCCACCACCTCCTCCTCTGGCCCGCCCAGCGCTTCCACCACGCGCGAGAAGGGTACGAGGCGGACGTGAGGCACTTCCAGCGTGATGATGCGGTGCGTCATCTGGTGGAGGGCGGTGACGGCATGCCCCGCGCCGATGTTGCTCACCTCGCGGAGGGCGTCCAGATCCTGCGGTTCGATTTCAGAGAGCATGGGCTTCCTCTTCGGATCGGCGGGCCACGACCCGGCCGTCGAGGACGTAGGCCACCTCGCCCGTGGCCAGCAGGGCCCCTCCCATCCACTCGGGGACCATGTCCAGCGGGGGGCCGAGGGGCTGGATCACCACCCGCTCTATCTGGAAAACCGATCCTACGAGCAGGACCCGGTCGGCGCCTTCCAGCGTGAGCCGAAGCCCGAATCCGTCCCGGCCCACCGGCCCAAGACGCCAGGGCAGGACGGGAAGGAGCGATTCCCCGTCCACCAGGAGCTGGCGGCTTCCGGACCAGGTCAGGGCGTGGGAGGACAGGGGATAGATCCGGGACACCTGGGAGGCCGGCAGGCAGAACCGGGCCCCCCCGGGATCCCACGCGAAAACCAGGACCCGCGTGAGCGCCACCGCCGACGGGATGACGAGGGTAAACACGCTCCCCCTTCCCGGGGCGCTCCGGATCTCCAGGTGCCCTCCCAGGGACTCCACGGCGGCCCTCACCACGTCCAGGCCCACGCCCCGCCCGCTCACTTCGGTGACCTCCTTCCGCGTCGAGAAGGCGGGAAGGGTGAGCAGGTCAAAAAGGCGGGCCTCGTCGAGGAGCGAGGATTCCTGGGCCGTCAGGATTCCGCGCTCGACGGCGGCCTGGCGGATTTCCTCCGCGTTGATGCCTCGTCCGTCGTCCGTCAGGGTGACGAAAAGCGCTTCGGCATCCCGGCGCACTTCGATGCGGAGAAGGCCGTCCGCCGGCTTGCCCGCCGCGGCGCGGCCGGCGGCGTCTTCGATTCCATGGTCCAGGGCGTTGCGGACCAGGTGGAGGAGCGGGTCCCTCAGCCGCTCCAGGAGCCCCCGGTCGAGCTTCTCCTCGGCTCCGGCCGCTTCGAGACGCGCGCGCTTGCCCAGGCGGCTTCCCAGTTCCCGCACGGTGCGCTGCAGGTGCTCCACGAGGGGCTCGAAGGGCACGAGGCGGATGGTCAGAACCTGGTCGTAAAGGCGGCCGAGGCGCGATCGGTGCGCGTCCAGCCACAGACCGTGGGCGCGGCGGCCCGCCTCTCCGAGGCCCGCTTCGAACTGGTTCAGGCCATGGAGGAGATCGGAGGTCTGGTTCAGGAGGGCGTCCAGGTCCTTCGCCGGAACCCGCAGGTCGCGGACGATGGTGGCCTCCGGCGCGCGATCTCCTCGTGGAGCCCGTTGGATGGAGACGGCGGCCACCTCGGGGAGCGACTCCACGGTTCGGGCCAGGTCGCGCACGCGGGGGTCCTCGGGCAGGTGGAACTGCACCTGCCGCCCGTTGGTCTGTTGGAGGGTCGCCAGGTCCGGATCCATGCGGGCCTCGGGGAAGACCTCCCGGACCTTCTGCGCCACGACCAGGACGCGCGCCGCCGGCAGGACGGAGGCGCCGTCGATGGACACCGCGAGACGGAGCGCGGCCGAGGGCTCTGGGGAGGGAGGCGGCGTCGGCGGCCTGGCGGGCGGGGCGGGACGGGAGCCCGGTGCCTCGGGCGCCCCGGTGACCCGGAGTCCCTCGCTGGCCGCCGCGG
This is a stretch of genomic DNA from Acidobacteriota bacterium. It encodes these proteins:
- a CDS encoding tetratricopeptide repeat protein; this translates as MAARWSESARREARWTVLAVLVALSMPSARAAGPPYDPSEYVAGREALVRGDVEGAVSAFCSMLRPEAGKPLYTVSVVLLCRRENLRGEFSKLTTVAPVFVQEVPYKGQMCYRVCAGLSSSKGDLGAVLERLSPEALALHPFVTSVAWPCGPPSRGNGDRAAAEAREGAPVAAQAAEMGSGAQTPSSVPSPDRSTPPPTPSPAAGESPAASSEAWFRKGLAAYAQGRREEAEACYRKSLQAAPGRPEVLNNLGVLCLEDRRLEEARGLFQEALGRAPAYGRARLNLAGALWGLGREAEALEEALRAAELDPKDLAAHLTLASFYLARGEKVEALAEAEKVLALDPSNERAQVFAAAARMEEDHQ
- the xerD gene encoding site-specific tyrosine recombinase XerD codes for the protein MKGKPGRPGLPEEAERFLEYATVERGLSPKTTEAYRGDLGRFFARCRKAPQEVGREDIRRFLGMEREAGLASATAARRLVALRTFYRFLILEKLVESDPTENIESPRPVKRLPSYLTPEEVDRLLSAPDGASPRGLRNRAMLEVLYATGLRISELVGLTTERVNSEAGFVLVLGKGGKERVVPLGEVALDWLERYRREARPLLLGERTSRALFVTSRGGAMTRQNAWMFIKACARGAGITKPMSPHTLRHSFATHLLEHGADLRSVQLLLGHSDISTTQIYTHVEQERLKRIYRKYHPRA
- a CDS encoding ABC transporter permease, with product MKLLRVAAAVLIRDLRLALSYRLNFLLTAAAGVFSTVLWYYLSAFVSPKAGSVPGGYFGYVVTGTALLGYVHAALHGFSRRLREEQTTGTLEILVSSPAPPWALLVLSSLWEMGARTLEAAFLLAVAGLLGLQVQVAHPWALVPLGILTVTSFAGLGILAASFLLIFQRGEPVTPFVGGLMALLGGVFFPPELLPPSLALLSRLVPLTWAVEGLRGVLLEGKGTGDLGVVFAALGLFTALLLPASFVYFTFALKVARRHGLLTKY
- the murJ gene encoding murein biosynthesis integral membrane protein MurJ — translated: MPSRPAPGCARGGPLAGAGTYPRSIQLLCYLGTMDGQGGPSLLVRDTAAVSGLTLLSRVLGYLRDRVAAHLLGTSFAADAFYLAFRIPNTVRRLVAEGALATAVVPELVRASASGGMEDRSTLLGRRILWTFGTLAGAVGLAGVLLAPWVVRVLAWDFRTTAPEAYRLAGGLTAALFPYVALAGVAALLSSLLLARGEFAVPTLSLSVLNATVIAGALALAPVLPSPAWALAGAVLLGGFFQAAVQVPPLRRRGIPLGPAWGWSDPAVRRLLARAAPAVFGAGASQVIFLLATVLAHTAGEGYVSALYFANRLEEIALGLVTVPLSLVALPSLARAAGEGDRALFLGTLRRVLSMGLFLLVPAASGLAVLAGPIVRVLFQTGEFTDLSADLTAGPVVWLAAGLVPWGAGALLVRASHGLGDVRSPVAAALTALGLFAVSGPPACRLWAAEGIAGAFSVSGFVYAGILAFSLRRRLGHPFLPGPVWWARLLAAAFSAMLAATGAAWVWPPRPGWAGAPALFTAVALAVILFSALAWVLKMEEIRELRGAIGKGTPR
- the dtd gene encoding D-aminoacyl-tRNA deacylase — encoded protein: MILVLQRVRRACVRVDGETVGSIGAGLVALVAVESSDGEAQAAWCARKVSQVRVFSDGEGKMNRSVLDVGGAVLAVSQFTLVGDLRKGTRPSFSRAAEPQTAKRLFECFVNGLRQEGVKVQTGRFQAMMEVDLVNDGPVTLVLRKSAPGLEGGGDHGDS
- a CDS encoding ABC transporter ATP-binding protein, which codes for MTCALEVSGLRFAYPALPGPLAWLSRGPTRTLQVLDGVSFRVDLGEKVCLMGANGAGKSTLLKVVLGFLKPCGGEIRLFGRPADREGRRRVGYVHPDERSFYWRLTVLQNLEFFGGLWGLDRREARARAALWAEELELEPWLGRPFADLSTGLRQRTAIARALLHGPDVLVMDEPTRSLDPPSAARFRRWLSEGPLRDKAVLLSTHGLDEAKALGGACLVLAGRRLVWQGGPPDEEALRGLMEAPL
- a CDS encoding DUF2752 domain-containing protein; its protein translation is MVPRRFSRLDHFLYLGAWLGFAAVLALAAWLHPDPSGVGTHTGLHLPPCTFYAVFHKPCPSCGMTTAFSLLMHGRPIEALRAQPAGVAVFAAGLWAWLYLPLAWRRRRPLEHIFDTRAFVPVVLSLIILILAVWGWKMVR
- a CDS encoding ferredoxin--NADP reductase codes for the protein MAIPEANARVTGRAEVAPGLLTLRVAPEGWELPEFTPGQFAVLGLPPGSPRCDFAEPEDPAPAPDRLLRRAYSIASSSRAREYLEFYVALVRSGAFTPRLFALAVGDRLWLSPRITGMFTIREVPEGSDLVLVATGTGLAPYMSMLRSGLAARSGRRFAVIHGARHSWDLGYRSELMALERAWPRFSYFPVVSRPEEEDPPWTAHRGYVQDLWTSDAVGRAWGRTPSPEDTHVFLCGNPFMVDGMAGLLKDAGYREHTSRSPGEIHVERYW
- a CDS encoding DUF4190 domain-containing protein, which produces MSDVYQAQPVAPEKASGMAIAALVLGILGFCCCGMFAGIPALICGWMENGKINRGESSPKGKGFAVAGMILGIIATILGCIQIIWIFFFGGLNVLQGLSQMR